A segment of the Commensalibacter oyaizuii genome:
ACCTGTGCCTGCTTTAATGGCACGAAACCCCGCCACGTAAAAATGACGACCCAGCCAAAATTGCACAGGTGTTGCCAACAAAAATTGCAACCATCCTGGCAGCATCCATTGATGGTGAATGCTGCCCGTAATCATTGAAATTACTAATGGCGCAGATAACAAAGCAGCAATGACCCATGCCCACATATCTTTTTGTGCAGTATCTTCTGCATTAACTTGGTCTTGTTGCTTGGGATTAATCCATGATGCGTTATATCCCCCTTTTCCCACCATATCTTCGATAACTGCAATTTTTTTTTGCATATCAATTTCTGACACAAAGGTCACTCTGGCAGTTTCCAAAGTTAAATTCACACTGACATCTTCGACCCCATCAACTCGTTTAATGATTTTTTCTACACGCCTTACACAAGAGGCACATGTCATATTGCCAATGGTAAAATCAGCAGTTGTTAAAGCGGAAGATTCATTAGACATCTTTACTTCATCCTGTTTTTATAGCCTAATATAAAAATAAGTATTGTTATCGTATATTGTGATTAGCTAACGGAGTTGCAAACTATGCAAACCTATCAAATTAAAGGTATGACATGTCAACATTGCGCCAATGCAGTAAAAGAGGCCATTGAAGCCTTGCCCAATGTCGAAGAAACTATTGTTGATTTAAAAACTGGAACCGTCAAGGTTAAAGGCAATCCTGATCCAGCCGCATTTAAAGCAGCAATCGAGGAAGAAGGCTATGAAGTTATCTAAATAACAACTATGCCTCTATAAACTAGAGGCATAGTATCAGATTTTTTTTCGAATATTTTCCACAAAGCTGCGAATTAATACAGGATCCTTCTCGCCCATGCAACGTTCAACCCCTGAGGATACATCAACAGCCAAAGCTTGAGCTTCGACAATCGCTGTTGTTACATTTTCTGGTGTTAATCCACCTGCCAATAACCAAGGTCGCGGTGCCTGCCAATTTTTTGTTAACTGCCAATCAAAAACTCGTCCATTTCCTCCTGGCCTGCTATCACTCTGATTGGCAGGGGCTTCAATCACCATTCCTGTAACAGGGCAACTCGTGGGTAAATCTGCACGTGATTTTACCCCCTTTGCCACCCAAACAGGAATACCAAAAATAGTTTGGATTACTGAGGCATTTTCCATAGAGGTATAAAGTTGCAACACATCCAAATGAACGTAATCTAAAATACGACGAATATCATCGACAGTGGGTTTTACAAATAACCCAACCCGTTGTAATCCATCCGCTTTATAATCTGGTAACAAAGCAGCCTGACTGGGTTCTATATATCTTGGGGATGGGGGATAAAAAACAATACCAACCCAATTCACTTGTAATTCGGCCAATAAATCATAGGTGGCTGAATCTTTTACACCACATATCTTAATAGCCGTCACGTTTTTATTATCCCTGTAATTGTTGCACAATCATTTGTGCGATATGTTCTGGATGTGAAGCTTTCGTAATCGGACGGCCAACGACAACCCAACTAGCACCAGCTTTGCGTGCTTGTAGGGGGGTCATGACGCGTTGTTGATCATCAGCCACTGCGTCAGGCAGGCGAATACCAGGAACCACCAATGGCACCTGATCTCCTAAATGACGCCGTAAATACTCAACTTCTAAAGGCGAACAAACCAACCCGTCAACGCCTGCTTCTATTGCCATCTTTCCCAGTAATAACACTTGTTCTAAGGGGGTTTTACTAATACCAATACTGTTTAAATTATCCTGATCCATACTGGTTAAAACCGTCACCCCCAATAAAATTGGCTTTTGACTGTCTTGAAAATGCATATCAATGGATTGGCGTGCGGCTTTGATCATATCTTTACCACCCATCGTATGAATAGTTAGCATCGCGGGTTTCACGGGAGCAAGACTGGCAATCGCAGAGGCAACAGTATTTGGAATATCATGTAATTTTAAGTCCAAAAATATCTGTCGTCCCATTGCTAAACGACAGACAGCATCAAATCCACAAGCATAGGTAAATTCCATACCAATCTTAATCATCTGCCCCGTAGCATCAGCAATCCTTGCCCATTCCTCTGCTTGTTTAGGATCTTTTGTATCCAGCGCCAGAATCAGTCCAGTTTTAATCATAATCTTAAATACCACTTGC
Coding sequences within it:
- a CDS encoding heavy-metal-associated domain-containing protein, whose translation is MQTYQIKGMTCQHCANAVKEAIEALPNVEETIVDLKTGTVKVKGNPDPAAFKAAIEEEGYEVI
- a CDS encoding phosphoribosylanthranilate isomerase; the encoded protein is MTAIKICGVKDSATYDLLAELQVNWVGIVFYPPSPRYIEPSQAALLPDYKADGLQRVGLFVKPTVDDIRRILDYVHLDVLQLYTSMENASVIQTIFGIPVWVAKGVKSRADLPTSCPVTGMVIEAPANQSDSRPGGNGRVFDWQLTKNWQAPRPWLLAGGLTPENVTTAIVEAQALAVDVSSGVERCMGEKDPVLIRSFVENIRKKI
- the pyrF gene encoding orotidine-5'-phosphate decarboxylase, with translation MIKTGLILALDTKDPKQAEEWARIADATGQMIKIGMEFTYACGFDAVCRLAMGRQIFLDLKLHDIPNTVASAIASLAPVKPAMLTIHTMGGKDMIKAARQSIDMHFQDSQKPILLGVTVLTSMDQDNLNSIGISKTPLEQVLLLGKMAIEAGVDGLVCSPLEVEYLRRHLGDQVPLVVPGIRLPDAVADDQQRVMTPLQARKAGASWVVVGRPITKASHPEHIAQMIVQQLQG